From a single Stackebrandtia endophytica genomic region:
- a CDS encoding GNAT family N-acetyltransferase — MSVEIRGFRPADHAACRDLWIEMVEDRRQMYDDPAVGGDPGAAFEEYLTRLNLSGMWVADDDDTVVGFTGLLVWQRHGEVDPLVVTADRRESGLGSRLLETVSEEARRRRLEYLTIRPPARNLAGMHCAHQAGFTVLAEVTLRQDLTDHERLDGIDLRGLNFQY, encoded by the coding sequence ATGAGTGTCGAGATTCGTGGCTTTCGTCCCGCCGACCACGCAGCGTGTCGCGACCTGTGGATCGAAATGGTCGAGGACCGGCGTCAGATGTATGACGACCCCGCCGTCGGAGGCGACCCCGGTGCTGCGTTCGAGGAGTATCTGACTCGATTGAACTTGTCGGGGATGTGGGTGGCAGACGATGACGACACCGTCGTGGGATTCACCGGGCTGTTGGTGTGGCAACGTCACGGTGAGGTCGACCCGCTGGTGGTCACCGCCGATCGGCGGGAATCCGGACTCGGTTCCCGGCTATTGGAGACGGTGAGTGAGGAGGCACGTCGTCGTCGGCTGGAGTATTTGACGATCAGGCCACCGGCGCGAAACCTGGCGGGAATGCATTGCGCTCATCAAGCCGGGTTCACCGTGTTGGCGGAGGTGACGCTGCGACAGGACCTCACCGATCATGAACGGCTGGATGGGATCGATCTGCGAGGACTCAACTTCCAATACTGA
- a CDS encoding M48 family metallopeptidase translates to MTRPDREPVILRGISSRAWEHPADRGALVALRELRGFDVIVRKLASLMSERQLRLQFLGGAIRVDRHQYASVYQSYLKVAATLDVTELPELYVSRNPDLGGLTIGIDRPIVSITSGSVQMLDEEELRFLLAHELGHAVSGHALYRTMLKWVLMLTSGLSWLPVGSVGLRVIAAALMEWQRKSELTADRAGLLAVQDPAVATRLLARIAGGGDLSQIDIAAFLQQAKDYESGGDLRDSFLKLMMLESLSHDVPVERAAALHHWVNDGEYQAILGGDFPMRSDDDSVSISAEAKAAARHYKEAFNRSSDPLASMVRRLRDKVAPGSSPE, encoded by the coding sequence ATGACCCGTCCCGACCGTGAACCTGTGATTCTGCGTGGCATCAGCTCACGTGCCTGGGAGCACCCCGCCGACCGAGGCGCCCTGGTCGCGTTGCGTGAACTACGCGGCTTCGACGTCATCGTCCGTAAACTGGCGAGCCTGATGTCGGAACGGCAACTTCGCCTCCAGTTCCTCGGCGGCGCGATCCGGGTGGACCGTCATCAATACGCCTCCGTTTACCAGTCGTATCTCAAGGTCGCGGCGACCCTGGACGTCACCGAGTTGCCGGAACTGTACGTGTCACGAAACCCCGACCTTGGCGGGTTGACCATCGGCATCGATCGTCCGATCGTGTCGATCACCTCCGGTTCGGTTCAAATGCTGGACGAAGAGGAATTGCGATTCCTTCTCGCCCACGAATTGGGACATGCGGTCAGCGGTCACGCCCTCTACCGGACGATGCTGAAGTGGGTTCTGATGTTGACGTCGGGCCTGTCCTGGTTGCCGGTGGGATCAGTGGGACTGCGGGTCATCGCGGCCGCCCTCATGGAGTGGCAACGGAAGTCCGAACTGACCGCCGACCGGGCCGGCCTACTCGCCGTCCAGGATCCCGCCGTCGCCACTCGGCTGCTGGCCCGCATCGCCGGAGGCGGCGACCTGTCGCAGATCGACATCGCCGCGTTCCTTCAACAGGCCAAGGACTACGAATCGGGCGGAGACCTGCGTGACAGCTTCCTGAAACTCATGATGCTGGAAAGCCTGTCGCACGATGTTCCCGTCGAGCGCGCCGCCGCACTGCACCACTGGGTCAACGACGGCGAGTACCAGGCGATCCTGGGCGGAGACTTCCCCATGCGTTCCGATGACGATTCGGTCAGCATCAGCGCGGAGGCCAAAGCCGCGGCACGTCACTACAAGGAAGCCTTCAACCGTTCCAGCGACCCACTGGCCAGCATGGTGCGCAGGCTGCGCGACAAGGTCGCACCGGGTTCGTCACCCGAATGA